Proteins from a genomic interval of Calypte anna isolate BGI_N300 chromosome 6, bCalAnn1_v1.p, whole genome shotgun sequence:
- the ZNF503 gene encoding zinc finger protein 503, with protein sequence MFVFLLGGRVAFFPPRPQKASERFRVRAVPLAPVFHARFWVMITSPSLSAIRSSKRSSSLSEPGGSPRRSRSVADLAGPNGHAGNNGGGSSSSSSLGAKPCFHTVPPSDPLRQANRLPIKVLKMLTARTGHILHPEYLQPLPSTPVSPIELDAKKSPLALLAQTCSQIGKPDPSPSSKLSSVTSNGSGGDKDSKSGPLKLSDIGVEDKSSFKPYSKPGAEKKEPGAAGCAGAPAAGVAAGEKSGFRVPSATCQPFTPRTGSPNSSASACSPGLLPAEGKGGEDKKDSEGCGKSGSSGSEGGPGTTSISHSRISVSCAGINVEVNQHQESTPGSKPIASDSASSCSSTTATSSTSVLGSGLVAPVSPYKPGQTVFPLPPAGMSYPGTLAGAYAGYPPQFLPHGVALDPTKSSSLVGAQLAAASSLGCSKPAGSSPLAGASPPSVMTASLCRDPYCLSYHCASHLAGAAGASCAHDQALKSGYPLVYPTHPLHSVHSSLTGATPPSLAGHPLYPYGFMLPNDPQPHICNWVSANGPCDKRFATSEELLSHLRTHTAFPGTDKLLSSYPSSSSLASAAAAAMACHMHIPTTGAPGSPGTLALRSPHHALGLGSRYHPYSKSPLPTPGAPVPVPAATGPYYSPYALYGQRLTTASALGYQ encoded by the exons atgtttgttttcctgctcGGGGGGCGTgtggcttttttccctcctcGCCCGCAGAAAGCGAGCGAGCGTTTCCGAGTGCGAGCGGTGCCACTTGCCCCAGTTTTCCATGCGAGGTTTTGGGTCATGATCACATCGCCCTCGCTTTCTGCTATAAGAAGTAGTAAGcgcagcagcagcctcagcgaGCCCGGAGGCAGCCCCCGCCGCAGCCGCAGCGTCGCCGACCTCGCCGGGCCGAACGGGCACGCTGGGAATAacggcggcggcagcagcagcagcagcagtctcGGAGCCAAGCCCTGCTTCCACACCGTCCCCCCCTCGGACCCGCTACGCCAAGCCAATCGCCTTCCCATCAAAGTCTTGAAAATGCTTACGGCGCGGACTGGACACATTTTACACCCTGAATATCTGCAGCCTTTACCTTCCACGCCAGTCAGCCCCATCGAG CTGGACGCGAAGAAGAGCCCCCTGGCCCTTTTGGCACAAACTTGCTCGCAGATAGGGAAGCCGGACCCATCCCCTTCCTCCAAACTCTCTTCGGTCACCTCCAATGGCTCCGGAGGCGACAAGGACTCCAAGTCGGGCCCTTTGAAGCTCAGCGACATCGGCGTGGAGGACAAGTCGAGCTTCAAGCCCTACTCCAAGCCGGGCGCCGAGAAGAAGGAGCCAGGGGCGGCGGGCTGCGCGGGCGCCCCCGCCGCGGGGGTCGCGGCCGGGGAGAAGTCGGGATTCCGGGTGCCGAGCGCCACCTGCCAGCCGTTCACCCCAAGGACAGGCAGCCCCAACTCCAGCGCCTCCGCCTGCTCGCCGGGGCTGCTGCCGGCCGAGGGCAAAGGCGGGGAGGACAAGAAGGACTCGGAGGGCTGCGGCAAGAGCGGCAGCTCCGGCTCGGAGGGAGGCCCGGGCACCACCAGCATCAGCCACAGCCGGATTAGCGTGAGCTGTGCCGGGATTAACGTGGAGGTCAACCAGCACCAGGAGAGCACGCCGGGCTCCAAGCCCATCGCCTCGGACTCcgcctcctcctgcagcagtaCCACCgccacctcctccacctccgTCCTGGGCTCCGGCCTGGTGGCCCCCGTCTCCCCTTACAAGCCGGGCCAGACCGTCTTCCCTCTGCCCCCGGCGGGCATGAGCTACCCGGGGACGCTGGCTGGAGCCTACGCCGGCTACCCGCCCCAGTTCCTGCCGCACGGAGTGGCGCTGGACCCCACCAAATCCTCCAGCCTGGTGGGAGCCCAGCTGGCCGCcgccagcagcctgggctgcagcaaaccGGCGGGGTCGAGCCCGCTGGCGGGCGCGTCGCCGCCGTCGGTGATGACGGCGAGCCTGTGCCGAGACCCGTACTGCCTGAGCTACCACTGCGCCAGCCACCTGGCCGGCGCCGCCGGCGCCTCCTGCGCCCACGACCAGGCCCTCAAGTCCGGATACCCCCTCGTCTACCCCACCCACCCTTTGCACAGCGTCCACTCCTCGCTGACCGGCGCCACGCCGCCCTCGCTGGCCGGCCACCCTTTGTACCCTTACGGCTTCATGCTCCCCAACGACCCCCAGCCGCACATCTGCAACTGGGTGTCGGCCAACGGACCCTGCGACAAGCGCTTCGCCACCTCGGAGGAGCTGCTTAGCCACTTGCGGACCCATACTGCCTTCCCGGGCACCGATAAACTCCTCTCCAGCTACCCCAGCTCCTCCTCGCTGGCCAGCGCGGCGGCCGCGGCCATGGCGTGCCACATGCACATCCCCACGACGGGCGCCCCGGGTAGCCCGGGCACGCTGGCCCTGCGCAGCCCGCACCATGCGCTGGGACTCGGCAGCCGCTACCACCCTTACTCCAAgagccccctgcccacccccgGGGCCCCCGTGCCCGTGCCCGCTGCCACCGGACCCTACTACTCCCCTTACGCACTCTACGGGCAGAGACTCACCACAGCTTCAGCCTTGGGGTACCAGTGA